GGAGATTGGCAGTCCAAAGGGCACAAACATGTCTCTGATTTCATAATATTCCTCCATGGACAGCATTTCTCTCTTCCAGGAAATATAAGCGGCCGCCACACAGCCAAGCGCCACACACTCCCCATGCAGCATTGCAAAGTTTTTATACTTCTCTATGGCGTGCCCGAGCGTGTGTCCAAAATTGAGCAGCGCACGCTCCCCCTGTTCCCTCGGGTCTCTTTCCACCACTCCTTTTTTGATCAGACAGCTCTCATAGATCATTTCCTCGACCACATCCATCTCCCGGTCATTGATCTGTGTAAAATGCCCGATCAGCCATTCATAATATGCCACATTTTTGATCAATCCATGCTTTAGAATTTCTGCCATACCGCTGGCATACTGTCTGTCGTCCAAACTTTTCAGCACCGACAGATTCATATATACAAGACGAGGCATATGAAACGCGCCCACCATGTTTTTATACTGGTCGAAATCCACCCCTGTCTTGCCGCCGATACTGCTGTCGACCTGTGAGAGCAAAGTCGTGGGGATCTGGATAAAATTAATGCCACGCAGATAAGTCGCCGCCGTATATCCGGTCAGATCACCGACTACTCCGCCGCCAAGCGCCAGAAGCAGATCTTTGCGATCAAATTTATGTTCGATCAGAAAACGGTATACATCCTGGACTGTATACAGATTCTTGGACGCTTCCCCCTCCGGAAATACAAACACATGAACTGCCTGACAATGCGGTCTCAACAGATCAAGCAACTCGTCCGCATATCGTTTTCCCACATTGGAATCTGTTACAATACAGAGTTTTCTGGAGGCAACGTCAAATACTTCCAGTTCTCCGGGAAGAGCCCGGAAATCATCTCTGATCACAATATCATAATTCACACCGGAAGGAACCGCCACCGTTATCCGTTTCATCTGTCTTCTCCTGTCTGTAAGTCTGTAAATTTCCCCTGCCCTTTGCGGAAAAAGAACTTCCTGTAATGTACAGGAAGCCCTATCATCTCTATGTATTTAAAAAGCCGGAACGTCAAACGTACCGTTGATAATATCCTGAAAATCGCCGGAAATATCCACACTTGCAGGCGTTACGATAAAAATGTAATGTGATATTTTCTGAAGATTCCCGCTGATCGCAAACGTCGAACCGGACGTAAAATCAATGATACGCTGGGCGATGTCCACATCCAGACCTTCCAGATTCAGCACGACCGTTCTGTTTGCAAGAAGAGTTTCCGTAATTTCCCGCGCATCTTCCACGGAAGTTGGCCGGATCACACATACTTCCATGCCATTTCCCATTATTTTTTTCGGAGACTGGCGCATTGGCGTTACTTTAGATGACACTTTCTTCGGCCGCTCTTCCTGTTCTTCTCTGAGCGTCTCTTTCATGGGAACTGATTTCTTTACAGGTTTTTCTTCCGGTTCATCATCATAATAATCATCATCATAGTAATCATCGTCGTCATCTTCGGTGAGTTTCATATAATTTAAAAACTTGTCCATAACTCCCATTGCAGTTATCTCCTTACTATTTGCCTATTCTTAATCATATGGTGGTCTGCACATAGTCTCTTTCTCCAAATATCCCGGTGCCCACACGAACATAAGTCGCACCTTCACCGACAGCCGCCTCATAATCCCCTGTCATTCCCATTGATAAAACATTCATACTCACATTATCAATGTTTTTCCGCATTATGTCAACAGATAATTGCCGCAGGGCCTGAAAATATTGACGATTTTCTTCCGGATCTTCCACATAGGGGGCGATCGTCATCAGACCTTTTATGGCAATTCCCGGGAGTACGGCAGCCTGACGGACAAGAGAAATCACTTCTTCTGAAGTGACCAGACCAAACTTTGTCTCTTCCTTTGCGACGTTGACTTCCAGCAAAATGGAAGTGATCACCTGTTTTTTTACGGACTCTCTGCTGATCTCCTCCGCGAGCCGGAGGGAATCCACACTGTGAATCAAAAACACTTTTCCGACAATGTATTTTACTTTATTTCTCTGCAAATGCCCGATCATATGCCAGTGAATATCTTTCGGCATACACTCGTATTTTTCTGTCAGTTCCTGTACTTTATTCTCCCCAAAGTCCCTGCATCCGCACGCGTACGCTTCCTGCAGCAGGGAGAGCGGCTTTGTCTTACTGACCGCGATCAGCGTCACTTCGCTTCTGTCCCGTCCTGCGTTTTCACACGCTCTGTCAATGTTCTTTTCCACCTTTGCGATATTATCAGCTATCATATGTCATACTCCTGTTTGTGTCTCCTGTTACTCGTTGATGATGTCGTGCTCCTCCACACTGGAAGCATCAAGCGCGATATAATCATACACACTCAGACCATAGGCAGTCCCTGACTCCACGATCGAATATTCCTCATTGTCATATAGAATATTGATCTGTTTGAAATCGGCATATCCTTTGTTAATGTTGTAAACCCCGATCAGTTTTCCCCGTTTGCTGACGGCATATTTGTCTGATGAATCAGGCTTTATGATGTAATCACCGATCCGCAGCACGGAATCATCCAGATAGTACTCTTTTTCCTCGTCATCGTAGTTATAGATCGGCGTCTCCACAAACTCCGTGCTCGCCTCTCCTTCCTCCGTATAAACTTCACGCAGGACGCCATCGGCCCCGTTGCTTCCTCCCTTTGTCACATAGTCGACAGGCACAAGAAAAAATTCTTTTTCCACGATAGCGGAATTGGGAATCTTCAGCCCTGTCTCATCCTCCGTGATCAATTCAATATCCACATACCGGTCCGTGCAAAAAGTCAGCATCGAATTATTGAACCGCAGTTCCGCATAGGTACCGTCCTCGTTGTGGTGAATAAAGACCTGCCCCCATGAAATATCCTGATTTTTCAGAAATTTCACCTGGACATATTCCGCTTTCTCCAGCTCCACCGCACGTTCCGGCGTGACCGGAATGACGATCGACCAGTTTTCACTGAGAGAAATCTTATAGGCCGGATCGCCCTTGTTGATCAGCTCGTTGTTGATCAAAGGGGTTTTTTCGTAATTCGTTGTATCAAAATCTGCTTCTTTTACCTGATCCGGAGTCAGTGACTCGTAACCGTCCGTGGAATAAATAATGATTCCCGTTTTTATCGCCCGGCAGGAATCAACCAGTCCTGCTCCGCTTGTATTTTTCAGGGCATCGATATTCTCCAGCATCCTGTAATTGGCCAGTTTCATGACCGTGCCCTGTACACTGTACTTAAAATCGTACACTTCTCCGAAGTTCCTCGGCGAAAATGTATTGGTAAATCCTAAAATTTCTGTCTTCAATTCACTCAGATCCGTATCGGAAAGAGAGTTTTCATCCGGGTCGCCGCCTCCCACCATCTGCAGAAGTTCTCCCGTCTCATCTATTGTGTATACAAGATCGCCTACCGCCACTCTGCCGCCTTCTCTTGCATAATAATTGATATAGCCTGAGTTAATACTGTCGATGATCTCTTCCTGACGGATCGCGATTCCCTGATAGACATTGTTTACGGAGAGAGAACCTGCTTTTACCTCATAACTGACGATATGACTGGAAGTAAAATATAAGAAGACACAGATCACAATATAGACAGAGATACAGCCAAATATGATCATGCCGAGATTGATATTCAAAGGCTTTCGATATTGTCTGATTTTTCCGGAGCGCCTGGCTGCCAAATTGATTCCACCTCGATTCCCGCAGCGGGGTATTGACTATGAAAAGCCTCTGTCTACTTTCGGCAGAGGCTTTTTCTTCAAGTATTGTTGACTTTATAATTTATATATTAAAGAGATACAATGATTTTGTCTCTTAAATGCTCGGGAATTTCCGATTCATCCAAGGAAATGTTGATCATAAAATCTACCTGGAACAAATTACTGATTTTTTCCAGTTTTTCAATCGCTGGTGTAACGTCCTGATCTTCCAGATGAGCGTTTACAAGAAAACTGTCCAGATACATCTGTTCCAGATCATGATCCTGCGAGATGATGCCGCAGAGAAAACCGATAAACTCATCACAGTCGTTGATCGGGTAGTCCGATACGTTGATCAGACGGATCTTATTGTTTAATTCATACATATTTTTGGAGTTCTTATCCAGATAAACAATATTTCCGGATGCAGCTTTCACTGCGCTATTCACTTTATCTAATAAATGTTTTGTCTTTCCCTTTCCCTTTTTGCCAACGATTAATTGAACCATTGCAATCCCTCCTAAAGTAAACTTGTTATGTCCATTATAAGTGATTAACTCTGAAAAAACAACCTTTTATTTATTGATTTCTGACAGCAGACCCGTCATGTTCTCGTAGAGAATGCCACGCTCCTTGCAATGCAATATCACTGAAATATAAGGGTTTCCGGACCCGTCTCTTGACAGCAGCACAAGACAATTCTGTGCCGCACTGGTCGTTCCGGTCTTTCCTCCAATCACTGTAACATTGTCAGGCGCCGTATAATTCCCCTGCAAATACTGATTCGTTGTCTTAAAGTCAAATGTTTTGGCATTTCCGCTGCGATCCGAATATGTTGTCGTATAGGTATCCAGACTGATGATCTCCGTAAAGAGTTCATACTTCATAGCTTCATTGAAAATCAGATACATATCATAAGCCGTCACATAATGATCTTCATCATGCAGTCCGTGCGGATTGACAAAATGACTGTTCGTGGCCCCAATCGCAAGTGCCTCTTCATTCATCATTCCTGCAAACCGCTCTACACTGCCGCCAATATGTTCTGCGATCGCCATGCCGGCATCGTTGGCCGAGTAGATCAAAAGTGCGTGCAACGCCTGTTCCATTGTAAGCGTATCTCCTGCCTTCAGGCCACAGAGCTGCGCGCCGCTCTCCGTAATGCCTGCGCTGATGGCACTGACCGTGATCACATCGTTCGGATCACCATATTTGAGCGCTACCAGCGCCGTCATCACCTTTGTGAGACTGGCCGGATACAGCCTTTCATGAATATTTTTCGCATAGAGAACATCAGCGTCATTCAGATCAAACAGACCGGCACTGTCGGCCTCCGACATATCTACGGAAGCGCCTTCCGTAACATCTGCGGAAGCGACACAGAGTTCCTCTGCAAACAGCTGCGCCTGCCCGGCCATCCCGTTTTCTGTAATCTGAAAGCTGCTGACCGTACTGCTCGAATCATATGTAAAGGCATACTGCTTTGCCCCACAGCCGGTCAAAATACAAGATACCGTCAGCATCGCAAAGACAGCCGCCACTCTCTTTTTATTTATAGATCTCACGCCACTCCATATCTCCTCTGTCAAGCGATTTCAACAGCAGCTCTGCGGAAGCAAGATTGGTCGCTATCGGGATATTGTGCATATCACACAGTCTGCACAGATCTCCGATATTCGGCTCGTGCGATTTGGGAGTCAGCGGATCTCTCAGAAAGATTACAAGATCAATCTGATTATTTTCTATCTGCGCACCAAGCTGCTGTGCACCACCCAGGTGCCCCGCCAGATGCTTATGGATATTCAGATTGGTAACTTCCTCTATGAGTCTTCCCGTTGTTCCCGTGGCATAGAGCTCATTTCTGGATAAAATCCCCCTGTAGGCAATGCAGAAATTCTGCATCAGTTTCTTTTTCGCATCATGTGCGATCAGCGCTATTTTCATTGTAAGTCCCTCACTTTTATGCTAGTATTTTTTCCTTGTAGTCGAACGTTTAGAACAAACCCCATACCTATAAACAGACTGACCAATGAAGTCAGTCCCGCACTGACAAACGGGAGCGGTATCCCCGTATTGGGCATAAGCCCTGTGGCAACAGCAATATTCATATAACTTTGAAAACCGATGATACTTCCCATTCCGCTGCAGATGATCATCCCGGCCGTGTCTTTCGATTTCCTGGCGATCATCACGCATTCCAGCGCGATCAGAAACAACAGAACGATCACCGTGCAGGAGCCGATAAATCCCAGCTCTTCCCCGATAATGGCAAAAATAAAATCTGTCTGTGGCTCGGAGATAAAATTACCGTTTTTCACCGAACCAATGATATTATTATTCAGTCCCTTGCCCCAGAGCTGCCCGGAGCCAATCGCCATGATCGAATTCGCCTGCTGATACCCTTCCGCATTGACGTACTCTGCCGGGTGCAGCCACGCGAGAATACGTGTCTGCTGATATTCCTTAATCAGTTTCTGATCCGGCTGCAGAACAATCATCAGAAAAATAACGATGGAAGGCACGACAACTGCCAGCACCCCTGCTATGATCCGATAATCCAGCCCACCGACAAACAGAACGATGCAGAAAATGATCACGACCATTATACTTGTCGACAGATCCGGCTGCTTGTAAATCAGGAGCAATGGCGGAAAAAGCAGCGCCACAGTCTTCACCAGCCCACGAAAAGAATTTAACCGTTCCCCTTGTTTCATAATAAACTGTGCGTAAAACAAAATCAACAAAATTTTTGCAAGCTCTGAAGGCTGGAAGCGGATTCCCAGGATCGTAAACCACCGCTGCGCCCCGCCTGCTTTGTATCCCATCACTTCCACAAGTAAAAGCAGGACTACGTTCATAATGTAAAAGATCCAATAAAGATTGAGCAGAGCCGAATAATCAAACAACGAGATGACGATCATCAGAAATACGCCCAGAACAAGCCCCATAATCTGCTTGTCCTGAACGGATTTCTGTGCGCTTCCGATCGCCAGTATCCCGATCACGGAAATGGCGATCAGCATAATGACCAGTTTAAAATCATAATCTCTGATGCGATACCTTTTTAACATAGACTGCTCCGCTTCTGCCTTTCACTCTAGTGTTTTAAATCCAAAATAGGAATGTTGGCGTAAAGGATCGGACTTTTGACAATTCTTCCCCTTGCTGCCTCCTTTGTGATCTGTATCTCCATACTTTTTGCATCGATCTTCATATATTTGGATATTACTCTTGCAATATCCGTTTTGATCATGTCCATCATTTCCGGCGAACAGTTGATCCTGTCCGAGATCAGCAAGATCTTCAATCTGTCCTTTGCCAGCTCTCCCGACGATTTTTTATGGAAAATATGTAATAACTTCATACCCTGCCCCTCCCTAATTTCTGTGAAAGATTCCACTGACTTTTGTCCAGAAAGAAATCCGTTTTTCAAAGTTCATGAAAGGGACTTCCTGTCCGAGCACCCGGTGACAAAGATTCTGGTATGCCCGTCCCGCAAGAGTGGCATTACCGACCAGCGGTTCGCCCTGATTGGCGGCAATCACGACATTTTCGTCATCGGGCACGATCCCGATCAGTGGAATGGCAAGGATATCCGAGACATCGCTGACGGACATCATATCTCCCCGTCTCACCATATCAATTTTCAGTTTGTTGATGACCAGATCAATCTTTTCGATCTCATTGGCGGCGAGAAGTCCGATGATCCTGTCGGCATCACGGATAGACGAAACTTCCGGAGTCGTGATCACAAGCGCTCTGTCGGCACCGGCAATGGCATTTTGAAACCCCTGCTCGATCCCTGCCGGACAATCGAGAATGATATAATCAAACTGTTCCCGCAGCGTATGGATCATCCGAATCATCTGGGGCGGTGTCACCGCAGATTTATCCCGTGTCTGCGCAGAGGGCATCAGATACAGTCCAGGGTAACGCTTATCTTTGATGAGCGCCTGTTTGACCCTGCATTTTCCTTCCACAACATCCACAAGATTGTATACAATCCGGTTTTCCAATCCCATGACGACATCCAGGTTCCTCAGACCGATGTCCGTATCGATCAGCACTACCTTATTTCCCATTGCAGCAAGACCTGTTCCCAAGTTTGCGGTCGTAGTGGTCTTTCCTACGCCGCCTTTCCCTGACGTAATGACAATTACTTCGCTCATAATGAGTACCTCCTGGAAATTAATTGTCCCCTAAATTTACGTCCGTGCATCCGGTCAGATGGGAAGCATATTTAGTAATTCTTTTGTAATTGGCTCTACAACAATCTTTCCTTCCTTTTCATATGCAATCTTCGGTTGTACTTTCGGCCGGATAGGCCATCTGCCCGGCTTTTTCGTAGTATCATATTTCACATTACCGATTTTCAGCTTTTCCGGGGACATTTCCAGCGCTACGACAAAATGTCCTTCTTCGCCATCTGCTCCCGCATAAGCCTGCCCGTAAAGGCCGCCGATAATGATAATATCTCTTTTCGCTGCGATCGAGGAACCGGGATAGACGTCTCCGATGATGATCACACTGGACTCTATCTCCAATACCTGCCCGTTCTTCAGGCATCCTCTGTAAAACTGCCCTTCATTTTGTTCTCTCTGGTCCATCTGATGAATGGCCTTAACATATGTCTGATTTTTTTCTTCATCCTTGCCTACGACACAGACGATCTGCAGACGGCAGTTTGACGCGATCTGCTCTACAAGCTGCTTTTCTTCCTCTTCAGTTAATGTTCTCCCTTCAAAGGAAACCGCCATCCGCGCATCCTTAAAGAACGCTGCGGACTCTCTGAACTTCATCCCCACCTCTTCCAGAAGAGCTGAAAATGCAAGGGTATTATCCAAATATACGGCGATTCCGTTTTGAAAGCTCTTGATAATGACTGGACTGCTCATCCTTTCCCTCTTTCCTGAAGTTTTAGTCTCCTGCCGTACCTACGGCTTCCGGTCTGATCGCACTTCCCGTGAGAATATTCTCCTCCTCGTCAGGATCAAAGTAATACCGGAACACATCTCTGGAAATTTCTGCCGCATAAGCAGAATTATATCCATTCGCCACACGGGTCGCGATAGCGATCTGTGGATTCTCATAGGGGGCAAACCCCACAAACAAAGCATGGTTGGCACGATTTTTGTTTTCCTGTGCCGTACCTGTCTTTCCCGCCACATTGACAGGCATATCACTGTAATAGGACATTCTCTCAACGACCCGGCGCATACCGAGATGAACAGCATCCCATTCATAAGACGGAAGCTCGATCTGATTGCGTATCTCAGGTGTATAATCCTCCAGAACATTGCCTTCATTGTCTGTCAGCTTGTCCAGAAGGCTGAGATTATAACAGGTGCCGCTGTTAGCAACTGTTGTCACATAGCGGGCAAGGCCTACTGTCGTCAGGTTGTGCGTACCCTGTCCGATCGCGGACCGGACAGCATCAAAGTCGGACAGCTCCGGCTCAGACTCTGAGATTTCGATACCGGAAGTCTCGGAAAGCCCGAACATATCCGCATATTTATAAAGAGTCTCCAATCCTCTGTCACTGTCGTACAGGCCGTTTTTGCTTCCGAGCCGATAGCTCAGCTCATAGAAAAAGCTGTTGCAGGAATTTTCGATACTGCCTGTCACATCCAACAGGCCGTGGCTTCCGCCGCTCGTGACAATCCAGCATCTGGGCGGCGGCGTGATCTTGTCAAACGGACCATAGCAGCCGATCTTTTCATTGATACCGATCACTCCTTCCTCCAAACCGGCAACGGCAGACACCATCTTAAAAGTGGAACCCGGCGCGCTCTTTTGCTGTGTGGCGTAATTCCACATCGGCCTGGACAGATCATTCTGAAGCTGGTTATAATAATCGGAATCAATCGCATTGGCCAGGCGGTTCGTGTCATAGCCCGGATAGGTGACAAGTGCAAGTACCTCACCGCTGTTTACATCTGTGACGACGCAGGAACCGGAACATGGATCAAGCGCCAGCTGCGCCGGTGTAATATCGAGATTTTCGATCCGGTTGACCATAAACCCATAGGCAGAAATCCGTCCCGATGCAAGCCCTTCCTCTTCGCCCTCCGACACTTCCACAATATCCTGTTCGATCAGTAGCTTACAGATCTGATTTCCTGTCAGCATATCATTTTCGATCATATAACGGTACAGCTTTTTCGAAAACTCCGTATTGCTGTCAAGTCCCTCGAAGATCGTCTGGATCAGTTGTTCGTAAATCTCTTCCGAGGAAGCATATTTATTTTCTAACCCGACTTTCGTCACATCGATCCAGTTCATGGCGATCGCATAATTCAAATACTCCGCAAGGCTGATGCTCTCGTCGTTCCTCCATGCCTGATAAGTTTCATCCGATGTATCGATCTCGCTCTCCCGGAGGATTCCCTTACTCTCTGAGGCGAGCATGGTGACAATATAGCTCTCATAAACCTGGTATTCTTCCGCAAGCTCCTTGTAAGGCGTGCGTTTCTCCGTCAGCTCCGCGTACAGCTCGTTAAAAATGGCTTCTTTTCTGTTCAGAAACGCCTGATATACTTCCTGTTCCACAGGCTGCGCCGTATTTTTTTCAAAATGTGAAATATCAATGATATTATTGTTGATCAGCGCATAGTATACATCGTAGATAGAGATACGGACACCCGCAGAGGATCTCGCCTGCCCCGGCCTTGTGTTGTCCAGTTTGGATACAAGAATACCGGCGATCTTCTGCTCCAGGATATTGTAGACCGCTTTTTGCAGCTCCTTGTCAATCGTCAGATACAGATCGTTGCCCGCCGTCGGCTCCGTGCGCTCGGTAATCTCAATCACTTTGCCAAGATTATCGACATACATGATTTCCGAACCTTTTTTACCCTGCAGCTTTGTCTCCATAACCTGCTCGATCCCTGCTTTGCCAATCGTATCGGTAGCCGCATACGTATTGTTTTCCAGCGACAGTTCCGCCAGCTCATCCTGAGAGATCTTTCCCGTATAACCGAGAAGATGCGAAAAATATACGCTGTCCACATATTTTCTGACCGTATCTTCCGCGATCGCCACCCCTTCCAGAACGTCACTGTTCTCCATGACAACCGCCACCGTCTTCTCGTTCACGTCGGAAGCAACCGTCGTGGCAATATATTTCTGATAACTGTTGGCGCTCATCGCAAAGCGGATATTGATGATCTTGAGTACCTCTTCCTTACTGTAACCTTCCCCGGGCACAAAACTCTTTTTGTCATCGGGGTCTGCATACTCTCCGATCGCATACCGCTTCGTGCCTGCCAGATAATCGATGACTTCATCCGGCGTGGCTGATTTTTCACTGTAGATCAGTTTATCTGTCGTATCGCGGCCATAAATATCTGCGAGAAACCGGTCTTTCTGCTTTCCTTCCACCGTAAATTGAAAATTGTTGTCCTGATCGAGGACGATATTGAAATCGTTGATCAGCTTGTCGCCATTTTTCTCTATGATCCGGATCAGTGTAATGATCGTCTCATTCAATTTTTTATTCTTATCATTTCCCGGCTCAAAAACATCCTCGATCGTTACATTGTAGGCAAGCTCATTATATGCCAGAAGTTCTCCGTTTCTGTCATAAATGTTTCCGCGTGTACTTGCGATAGAACGCTCCTTGCGTATTTTTAACTTAAAATTATCTAAATACTCCTGTCCATTCACAATCTGCAGGGAAAATGTCCGATGCAAAAGTGTGCCGCAGAGTACAGTAAAACATATGCTCAAAACAAAAGTCCGGGACGTAATCATACCGATAAGCCGGTCTTTCAGACTGTCAAACAAATTTTTTCGCACTCCTTTTTTCGCGTTCTGTCAGTTTTTGGTCGATACGAAGGATGACCGGATACATAATCAGTGAAATGCCTACCGTATATACAACCTCCGGCAAGATAATATAGATAAAATAATATCCGATCTGGAAACGGCTTCTGAGCAGAAAAAGCAGAGAATAGCATAAGATATTGTAAGCCAGATCGCTGGCAGCGATCAGACAGAGTGGCAGCTTGATGTCTTCCGGAAAGAATATTTTGCGAAAATTGCCGTTTATGTATCCAATATACATATAGATCAGAGCATAGAAACCGATCGCTTCCCCAAAAAAGATGTCGAGAAGCAGCCCCGATAAAAAACCGGTCATCAGACCGTTCTTTCTTCCTCCCATAAATCCGTAGGAAGATGTGAGTATGATGAGCAGATTGGGTATAATCCCGCCAAATGACAGAGCATGAAAAACGGTGCACTGGAGCAGGAAACAGACAAGAATCCATACTCCGATCAGAATTTTCCGTTTCATACGCTCCCCCTTTCCTACTCTTCCGGCTGTTGTTTTTTCTGGAGAATGACAAGCACTTCTTCCAGATGCTGGAAATCCACCGCCGGTGTGGCATAGCCTGATTTCGTCAGGTTGTTGGAATCCATCTCCATGGAACTGATATAACCGATCAGTATCCCTGAGAGATATTTGTCACTGATATTGGAGGTGACGATCTTGTCTCCCTCCACGACCTGATTGTCGCTGTCCACAAGCTGTTCGAAGCGGATCAGCCCCTGACTCATTAACTCCAGATCGCCGGATACGATCAGATTGTCCGATGTCGAGAGCACCATGCCGCTCACATTCGAATTATCGTTGATAATAGACGTAACTTTCGCCCAGTTTTTACCTACCGTGTCGATCCTTCCCACAAGACCATTGCCGGCCATCACATTCATATCGACTTCCAGTCCGTCGTCCGTTCCTTTGTTGATCGTAAACGAATGAAACCAGTTGCCGCCATCCCAGGCGATGATCCGGGCGCCGACCTTATCATACTGCTCATATTCATCATCCAGCTGATACAGCTCTCTTAAATTGTTCAGTTCATATTTCTCCTGCTGAAGAATCGTATTCTCGATTGTGAGCTGGTCCACCTGCTCTTTGAGCTGCTGGTTTTCCTCGATCAGATCACGAATCTGCGCCAGTTCATCCGATTTGTCTGACAACCATGTTCCTACTTCCGTGATGCCGTTTTGAAAAGGCACCGTCACATAGCCGACAAACACACCCAGGGAACCGTTAAAAATATCGGTCGTAAAGGTGATCGCCATCATACAGATGCACAAAATAGTAATGATTAGAAGAAGGTACTTACTCGGCAGAGTGAATTTTTCCC
The sequence above is a segment of the Lachnospiraceae bacterium JLR.KK008 genome. Coding sequences within it:
- the minD gene encoding septum site-determining protein MinD → MSEVIVITSGKGGVGKTTTTANLGTGLAAMGNKVVLIDTDIGLRNLDVVMGLENRIVYNLVDVVEGKCRVKQALIKDKRYPGLYLMPSAQTRDKSAVTPPQMIRMIHTLREQFDYIILDCPAGIEQGFQNAIAGADRALVITTPEVSSIRDADRIIGLLAANEIEKIDLVINKLKIDMVRRGDMMSVSDVSDILAIPLIGIVPDDENVVIAANQGEPLVGNATLAGRAYQNLCHRVLGQEVPFMNFEKRISFWTKVSGIFHRN
- a CDS encoding septum site-determining protein MinC produces the protein MSSPVIIKSFQNGIAVYLDNTLAFSALLEEVGMKFRESAAFFKDARMAVSFEGRTLTEEEEKQLVEQIASNCRLQIVCVVGKDEEKNQTYVKAIHQMDQREQNEGQFYRGCLKNGQVLEIESSVIIIGDVYPGSSIAAKRDIIIIGGLYGQAYAGADGEEGHFVVALEMSPEKLKIGNVKYDTTKKPGRWPIRPKVQPKIAYEKEGKIVVEPITKELLNMLPI
- a CDS encoding penicillin-binding transpeptidase domain-containing protein: MFDSLKDRLIGMITSRTFVLSICFTVLCGTLLHRTFSLQIVNGQEYLDNFKLKIRKERSIASTRGNIYDRNGELLAYNELAYNVTIEDVFEPGNDKNKKLNETIITLIRIIEKNGDKLINDFNIVLDQDNNFQFTVEGKQKDRFLADIYGRDTTDKLIYSEKSATPDEVIDYLAGTKRYAIGEYADPDDKKSFVPGEGYSKEEVLKIINIRFAMSANSYQKYIATTVASDVNEKTVAVVMENSDVLEGVAIAEDTVRKYVDSVYFSHLLGYTGKISQDELAELSLENNTYAATDTIGKAGIEQVMETKLQGKKGSEIMYVDNLGKVIEITERTEPTAGNDLYLTIDKELQKAVYNILEQKIAGILVSKLDNTRPGQARSSAGVRISIYDVYYALINNNIIDISHFEKNTAQPVEQEVYQAFLNRKEAIFNELYAELTEKRTPYKELAEEYQVYESYIVTMLASESKGILRESEIDTSDETYQAWRNDESISLAEYLNYAIAMNWIDVTKVGLENKYASSEEIYEQLIQTIFEGLDSNTEFSKKLYRYMIENDMLTGNQICKLLIEQDIVEVSEGEEEGLASGRISAYGFMVNRIENLDITPAQLALDPCSGSCVVTDVNSGEVLALVTYPGYDTNRLANAIDSDYYNQLQNDLSRPMWNYATQQKSAPGSTFKMVSAVAGLEEGVIGINEKIGCYGPFDKITPPPRCWIVTSGGSHGLLDVTGSIENSCNSFFYELSYRLGSKNGLYDSDRGLETLYKYADMFGLSETSGIEISESEPELSDFDAVRSAIGQGTHNLTTVGLARYVTTVANSGTCYNLSLLDKLTDNEGNVLEDYTPEIRNQIELPSYEWDAVHLGMRRVVERMSYYSDMPVNVAGKTGTAQENKNRANHALFVGFAPYENPQIAIATRVANGYNSAYAAEISRDVFRYYFDPDEEENILTGSAIRPEAVGTAGD
- the mreD gene encoding rod shape-determining protein MreD, producing MKRKILIGVWILVCFLLQCTVFHALSFGGIIPNLLIILTSSYGFMGGRKNGLMTGFLSGLLLDIFFGEAIGFYALIYMYIGYINGNFRKIFFPEDIKLPLCLIAASDLAYNILCYSLLFLLRSRFQIGYYFIYIILPEVVYTVGISLIMYPVILRIDQKLTEREKRSAKKFV
- the mreC gene encoding rod shape-determining protein MreC, whose product is MSPIVRRKGEKFTLPSKYLLLIITILCICMMAITFTTDIFNGSLGVFVGYVTVPFQNGITEVGTWLSDKSDELAQIRDLIEENQQLKEQVDQLTIENTILQQEKYELNNLRELYQLDDEYEQYDKVGARIIAWDGGNWFHSFTINKGTDDGLEVDMNVMAGNGLVGRIDTVGKNWAKVTSIINDNSNVSGMVLSTSDNLIVSGDLELMSQGLIRFEQLVDSDNQVVEGDKIVTSNISDKYLSGILIGYISSMEMDSNNLTKSGYATPAVDFQHLEEVLVILQKKQQPEE